The Triticum aestivum cultivar Chinese Spring chromosome 7B, IWGSC CS RefSeq v2.1, whole genome shotgun sequence genome window below encodes:
- the LOC123161014 gene encoding putative FBD-associated F-box protein At1g61330 isoform X1 produces MGSDLNGTRRRHRHSYESYRGTNFKKTRAKVQFADLSEDLLSTILSKLPLKDAVRTGILSSKWKDRWKVCPKLRFDVLTVSNDVFYERQHTQKFIKTVNAVMQQHQGTVVRDLMIKFGFDNRLENHINTWVSFAVSAQTKSLSLDLPPGDLLVPQADQYRFPVNLLDNRSIFWLRHLQLSFASFELPPQFSGFPNLRTLDLLLLRVTRKDLQDLLSNCINLEWFGMVRCHLDDELTVVRPLSKLLYLRVGHCKITKIVLNAMKLKTFMFYGQLYPVDLGDAADLKHAFLDLYTPMTLEYALTILPKVLPSVQDLTLRASFELKMPLWMETPCKFSNLKCLDLRLILNDKEEGNILSLASFLSVAPFVEKLVIYFHVFGFPHRVLEPIKSVPRCPHNHLKNLHITGFSGTTTQLEFLVHVVESAHALEILTIKGSDIVGRRLDHKWIIKFLSLFRELERKYLREIISPNVKLSIISREYRMLEQEKNMNFLAEIQAALLRYATRQRGGQDLGNRMDEELE; encoded by the exons ATGGGCAGTGATCTAAATGGCACAAGAAGAAGACATAGGCATTCCTACGAATCCTATCGGGGAACAAATTTTAAGAAAACCAGAGCAAAGGTTCAGTTTGCAGACCTTTCCGAGGATCTACTATCTACGATTCTATCAAAACTGCCGTTAAAAGACGCTGTAAGGACTGGCATTCTATCAAGTAAATGGAAAGATAGGTGGAAGGTATGCCCAAAACTAAGATTTGATGTACTGACAGTGTCCAATGACGTGTTTTATGAGCGACAACACACCCAGAAATTCATTAAGACTGTTAATGCAGTCATGCAACAACATCAGGGCACAGTTGTTAGAGATCTCATGATCAAATTTGGATTTGACAACAGGCTAGAGAATCATATCAATACTTGGGTTTCTTTTGCTGTATCGGCACAGACAAAGAGTCTTTCCCTTGATTTACCCCCAGGCGATTTGCTGGTACCACAAGCGGATCAATACAGATTCCCTGTTAATCTTTTAGACAACAGAAGCATATTTTGGCTTCGTCATCTTCAACTTAGTTTTGCATCATTTGAACTACCTCCTCAATTCAGCGGTTTCCCGAATCTGAGAACACTTGACTTGCTCTTGTTACGTGTTACTCGGAAGGATCTTCAAGATTTGCTATCAAATTGCATTAATCTTGAGTGGTTCGGTATGGTTAGATGCCACTTGGATGACGAGCTGACAGTGGTTCGTCCATTGTCGAAGTTATTATACTTGCGTGTTGGGCACTGTAAGATAACAAAGATAGTACTAAATGCGATGAAACTCAAAACATTCATGTTCTATGGGCAGTTGTATCCTGTTGACCTTGGGGATGCTGCAGACCTGAAACATGCATTTCTTGATTTATATACCCCAATGACTCTTGAATATGCCTTGACTATACTTCCCAAAGTGCTTCCAAGTGTTCAAGATCTGACATTACGTGCATCTTTTGAACTCAAG ATGCCCTTGTGGATGGAAACCCCTTGCAAGTTCTCCAACTTAAAATGTTTAGATTTGAGGTTGATTTTAAATGACAAAGAAGAAGGCAATATTCtgtctttggcctcttttttgagCGTTGCTCCCTTCGTTGAAAAGTTAGTGATTTAT TTTCATGTTTTCGGTTTCCCACACCGTGTTTTAGAGCCAATTAAGAGTGTTCCCCGGTGTCCACATAATCATCTAAAGAACCTACATATTACAGGATTTTCTGGAACAACAACACAACTTGAATTTCTAGTGCATGTTGTTGAAAGTGCCCATGCCCTGGAGATTTTGACGATTAAAGGGTCTGACATAGTTGGCCGTCGTCTGGACCATAAATGGATAATAAAATTCCTTTCCCTATTTAGAGAACTGGAGAGAAAATATCTTCGTGAAATAATTTCACCAAATGTGAAGCTCTCCATTATCTCTCGGGAATATAGAATGCTGGAACAGGAGAAAAACATGAATTTTCTGGCAGAAATCCAAGCTGCCTTATTACGTTACGCAACTCGTCAACGAGGAGGCCAAGATTTGGGTAATCGCATGGATGAAGAACTTGAGTAA
- the LOC123161014 gene encoding putative FBD-associated F-box protein At1g61330 isoform X2, producing MGSDLNGTRRRHRHSYESYRGTNFKKTRAKVQFADLSEDLLSTILSKLPLKDAVRTGILSSKWKDRWKVCPKLRFDVLTVSNDVFYERQHTQKFIKTVNAVMQQHQGTVVRDLMIKFGFDNRLENHINTWVSFAVSAQTKSLSLDLPPGDLLVPQADQYRFPVNLLDNRSIFWLRHLQLSFASFELPPQFSGFPNLRTLDLLLLRVTRKDLQDLLSNCINLEWFGMVRCHLDDELTVVRPLSKLLYLRVGHCKITKIVLNAMKLKTFMFYGQLYPVDLGDAADLKHAFLDLYTPMTLEYALTILPKVLPSVQDLTLRASFELKMPLWMETPCKFSNLKCLDLRLILNDKEEGNILSLASFLSVAPFVEKLVIYDFLEQQHNLNF from the exons ATGGGCAGTGATCTAAATGGCACAAGAAGAAGACATAGGCATTCCTACGAATCCTATCGGGGAACAAATTTTAAGAAAACCAGAGCAAAGGTTCAGTTTGCAGACCTTTCCGAGGATCTACTATCTACGATTCTATCAAAACTGCCGTTAAAAGACGCTGTAAGGACTGGCATTCTATCAAGTAAATGGAAAGATAGGTGGAAGGTATGCCCAAAACTAAGATTTGATGTACTGACAGTGTCCAATGACGTGTTTTATGAGCGACAACACACCCAGAAATTCATTAAGACTGTTAATGCAGTCATGCAACAACATCAGGGCACAGTTGTTAGAGATCTCATGATCAAATTTGGATTTGACAACAGGCTAGAGAATCATATCAATACTTGGGTTTCTTTTGCTGTATCGGCACAGACAAAGAGTCTTTCCCTTGATTTACCCCCAGGCGATTTGCTGGTACCACAAGCGGATCAATACAGATTCCCTGTTAATCTTTTAGACAACAGAAGCATATTTTGGCTTCGTCATCTTCAACTTAGTTTTGCATCATTTGAACTACCTCCTCAATTCAGCGGTTTCCCGAATCTGAGAACACTTGACTTGCTCTTGTTACGTGTTACTCGGAAGGATCTTCAAGATTTGCTATCAAATTGCATTAATCTTGAGTGGTTCGGTATGGTTAGATGCCACTTGGATGACGAGCTGACAGTGGTTCGTCCATTGTCGAAGTTATTATACTTGCGTGTTGGGCACTGTAAGATAACAAAGATAGTACTAAATGCGATGAAACTCAAAACATTCATGTTCTATGGGCAGTTGTATCCTGTTGACCTTGGGGATGCTGCAGACCTGAAACATGCATTTCTTGATTTATATACCCCAATGACTCTTGAATATGCCTTGACTATACTTCCCAAAGTGCTTCCAAGTGTTCAAGATCTGACATTACGTGCATCTTTTGAACTCAAG ATGCCCTTGTGGATGGAAACCCCTTGCAAGTTCTCCAACTTAAAATGTTTAGATTTGAGGTTGATTTTAAATGACAAAGAAGAAGGCAATATTCtgtctttggcctcttttttgagCGTTGCTCCCTTCGTTGAAAAGTTAGTGATTTAT GATTTTCTGGAACAACAACACAACTTGAATTTCTAG
- the LOC123161014 gene encoding uncharacterized protein isoform X4, translating into MGSDLNGTRRRHRHSYESYRGTNFKKTRAKVQFADLSEDLLSTILSKLPLKDAVRTGILSSKWKDRWKMPLWMETPCKFSNLKCLDLRLILNDKEEGNILSLASFLSVAPFVEKLVIYFHVFGFPHRVLEPIKSVPRCPHNHLKNLHITGFSGTTTQLEFLVHVVESAHALEILTIKGSDIVGRRLDHKWIIKFLSLFRELERKYLREIISPNVKLSIISREYRMLEQEKNMNFLAEIQAALLRYATRQRGGQDLGNRMDEELE; encoded by the exons ATGGGCAGTGATCTAAATGGCACAAGAAGAAGACATAGGCATTCCTACGAATCCTATCGGGGAACAAATTTTAAGAAAACCAGAGCAAAGGTTCAGTTTGCAGACCTTTCCGAGGATCTACTATCTACGATTCTATCAAAACTGCCGTTAAAAGACGCTGTAAGGACTGGCATTCTATCAAGTAAATGGAAAGATAGGTGGAAG ATGCCCTTGTGGATGGAAACCCCTTGCAAGTTCTCCAACTTAAAATGTTTAGATTTGAGGTTGATTTTAAATGACAAAGAAGAAGGCAATATTCtgtctttggcctcttttttgagCGTTGCTCCCTTCGTTGAAAAGTTAGTGATTTAT TTTCATGTTTTCGGTTTCCCACACCGTGTTTTAGAGCCAATTAAGAGTGTTCCCCGGTGTCCACATAATCATCTAAAGAACCTACATATTACAGGATTTTCTGGAACAACAACACAACTTGAATTTCTAGTGCATGTTGTTGAAAGTGCCCATGCCCTGGAGATTTTGACGATTAAAGGGTCTGACATAGTTGGCCGTCGTCTGGACCATAAATGGATAATAAAATTCCTTTCCCTATTTAGAGAACTGGAGAGAAAATATCTTCGTGAAATAATTTCACCAAATGTGAAGCTCTCCATTATCTCTCGGGAATATAGAATGCTGGAACAGGAGAAAAACATGAATTTTCTGGCAGAAATCCAAGCTGCCTTATTACGTTACGCAACTCGTCAACGAGGAGGCCAAGATTTGGGTAATCGCATGGATGAAGAACTTGAGTAA
- the LOC123161014 gene encoding uncharacterized protein isoform X3 translates to MGSDLNGTRRRHRHSYESYRGTNFKKTRAKVQFADLSEDLLSTILSKLPLKDAVRTGILSSKWKDRWKLYPVDLGDAADLKHAFLDLYTPMTLEYALTILPKVLPSVQDLTLRASFELKMPLWMETPCKFSNLKCLDLRLILNDKEEGNILSLASFLSVAPFVEKLVIYFHVFGFPHRVLEPIKSVPRCPHNHLKNLHITGFSGTTTQLEFLVHVVESAHALEILTIKGSDIVGRRLDHKWIIKFLSLFRELERKYLREIISPNVKLSIISREYRMLEQEKNMNFLAEIQAALLRYATRQRGGQDLGNRMDEELE, encoded by the exons ATGGGCAGTGATCTAAATGGCACAAGAAGAAGACATAGGCATTCCTACGAATCCTATCGGGGAACAAATTTTAAGAAAACCAGAGCAAAGGTTCAGTTTGCAGACCTTTCCGAGGATCTACTATCTACGATTCTATCAAAACTGCCGTTAAAAGACGCTGTAAGGACTGGCATTCTATCAAGTAAATGGAAAGATAGGTGGAAG TTGTATCCTGTTGACCTTGGGGATGCTGCAGACCTGAAACATGCATTTCTTGATTTATATACCCCAATGACTCTTGAATATGCCTTGACTATACTTCCCAAAGTGCTTCCAAGTGTTCAAGATCTGACATTACGTGCATCTTTTGAACTCAAG ATGCCCTTGTGGATGGAAACCCCTTGCAAGTTCTCCAACTTAAAATGTTTAGATTTGAGGTTGATTTTAAATGACAAAGAAGAAGGCAATATTCtgtctttggcctcttttttgagCGTTGCTCCCTTCGTTGAAAAGTTAGTGATTTAT TTTCATGTTTTCGGTTTCCCACACCGTGTTTTAGAGCCAATTAAGAGTGTTCCCCGGTGTCCACATAATCATCTAAAGAACCTACATATTACAGGATTTTCTGGAACAACAACACAACTTGAATTTCTAGTGCATGTTGTTGAAAGTGCCCATGCCCTGGAGATTTTGACGATTAAAGGGTCTGACATAGTTGGCCGTCGTCTGGACCATAAATGGATAATAAAATTCCTTTCCCTATTTAGAGAACTGGAGAGAAAATATCTTCGTGAAATAATTTCACCAAATGTGAAGCTCTCCATTATCTCTCGGGAATATAGAATGCTGGAACAGGAGAAAAACATGAATTTTCTGGCAGAAATCCAAGCTGCCTTATTACGTTACGCAACTCGTCAACGAGGAGGCCAAGATTTGGGTAATCGCATGGATGAAGAACTTGAGTAA
- the LOC123157685 gene encoding zinc finger MYM-type protein 1-like yields the protein MGTTPSSAHNFAVRCYENLRNRLNHVDEVMKKQTKKRVLDARLRLKTSIDAMRWLMFQACPFRGNDESEDSKNQGNFKEMIKLLASYNKDVHEVVQNAPRNAKYTSATIQKEIASIFAGKVKTSIKEELGNSKFSILVDECRDESKKEQMAVVLRFANIEGVIREHFLDLVHVRDTSALTLKNTIIAVLVDNGLNVQDIRGQGYDGASNMRGEWNGLKALILKECPYAYYIHCLAHQLQLALVAASREVHEVHNFFQHANFIVNTVSASPKRNDELLENQAAEIASEIELGELDTGRGANQIGSLQRAGDTRWSSHYKSIKSLLKMFAATVTVLRSVAADRSATRNSRGDAGGALKILLTFDFVFILHLMERIMKITDVLCLKLQHKSLDIANALDCVSNTKVLLGELREDGWDNLFEDVKSFCVKHEIDIPDMDQKYVDVTKSRNKHDNTTVIHHYKVDVFNVAIDQQVIELNDRFSSHVTELLDLCSSLDPRHDAFSKSKICRLVEKFYPADFSSQERDRLECELPHFQLDTFNHPEIKNCKSLADLTKGIVKTGKSSDYPMVERLLRLVITLPVSTATAERAFSAMKLVKTRLRSKMGDGFLCHCTLVYIEKELAAKFSSEEIIDIFDTGARKAEFKLIEM from the exons ATGGGCACTACTCCCAGCTCGGCTCACAATTTTGCAGTTCGGTGTTATGAAAACTTGAGAAACAGACTTAATCATGttgatgaggtgatgaaaaagCAAACTAAGAAGCGGGTTCTTGATGCAAGACTAAGGCTAAAGACTTCCATTGATGCCATGAG GTGGCTAATGTTTCAAGCATGTCCCTTCAGAGGAAATGATGAGTCTGAGGATTCCAAGAACCAAGGTAATTTCAAGGAAATGATTAAGCTTTTGGCGTCTTATAACAAGGATGTACATGAAGTTGTACAGAATGCTCCAAGAAATGCAAAGTACACCTCAGCAACTATTCAAAAGGAAATTGCTAGCATATTTGCTGGAAAAGTGAAAACCTCAATTAAAGAAGAACTTGGTAATAGCAAATTCTCTATCTTGGTTGATGAATGTAGAGACGAGTCTAAAAAAGAGCAGATGGCAGTAGTTCTTCGATTTGCAAACATAGAAGGGGTGATAAGAGAACATTTTCTTGATCTTGTTCATGTTAGAGACACTAGTGCTTTGACTCTCAAGAACACAATTATTGCCGTCCTAGTTGATAATGGGTTGAATGTGCAAGATATTAGAGGCCAGGGATATGACGGGGCAAGCAACATGAGGGGGGAGTGGAATGGGCTGAAAGCTCTAATTCTCAAAGAGTGCCCTTATGCATACTATATCCATTGTCTTGCACATCAACTCCAATTGGCTCTTGTTGCTGCTTCAAGGGAGGTACATGAGGTCCATAATTTTTTTCAGCATGCAAATTTCATTGTAAATACAGTTAGTGCATCTCCCAAACGGAATGATGAACTGTtagaaaatcaggctgctgaaatTGCTAGTGAGATTGAATTGGGAGAGCTTGACACAGGAAGAGGGGCCAATCAAATAGGTTCTTTACAAAGGGCCGGAGACACGAGATGGAGTTCCCACTACAAATCTATCAAAAGTTTGTTAAAGATGTTTGCCGCAACTGTTACAGTGCTAAGAAGTGTAGCAGCTGATCGTTCAGCTACAAGGAACTCAAGAGGTGATGCCGGAGGTGCCTTGAAAATCCTACTGACATTTGATTTTGTGTTCATTCTACACTTAATGGAAAGAATCATGAAAATCACAGATGTCTTGTGTCTCAAACTTCAACATAAATCTTTGGACATTGCAAATGCATTAGATTGTGTTTCTAACACAAAGGTGTTGCTTGGTGAACTAAGAGAAGATGGATGGGACAACCTTTTTGAAGATGTGAAATCCTTTTGTGTGAAACATGAGATTGACATCCCGGACATGGATCAAAA GTATGTTGATGTGACGAAATCTCGAAATAAACATGACAACACCACAGTTATCCATCATTACAAAGTAGATGTGTTTAATGTTGCAATAGATCAACAAGTGATAGAGTTGAATGATCGATTTAGTTCTCATGTTACTGAGCTTCTAGATCTTTGTTCATCATTGGACCCGAGGCATGATGCCTTCAGCAAGTCAAAGATATGCAGACTAGTGGAGAAATTCTATCCTGCAGATTTTTCTAGTCAAGAAAGAGATCGGTTGGAGTGCGAGCTACCACATTTCCAGCTTGATACATTCAACCATCCAGAGATCAAGAACTGCAAATCACTTGCTGATCTAACAAAAGGGATAGTTAAGACTGGCAAGTCTTCTGACTATCCAATGGTTGAGAGGCTGTTACGATTGGTGATAACTCTTCCGGTTTCAACTGCAACAGCAGAGCGAGCCTTTTCTGCAATGAAACTAGTCAAGACGCGGCTTCGAAGCAAAATGGGAGATGGTTTTCTTTGTCATTGCACGCTAGTTTACATTGAGAAGGAACTTGCAGCCAAGTTTAGCTCTGAAGAAATAATTGATATCTTCGATACTGGTGCTCGTAAAGCAGAATTCAAATTGATAGAAATGTAA